A single region of the Acuticoccus sediminis genome encodes:
- the urtB gene encoding urea ABC transporter permease subunit UrtB has protein sequence MFEGYSSSDLIAIFAMQGFAGLILFSVLVLMALGLAIIFGQMGVINMAHGEFMILGAYVTYLCSHFFANHIPALFSIYFFVAMILAFIAAGALGMMVEWLLIRHLYRRPLDTLLATWGLSLILQQTYRSVFGAREVGVTIPDWMMGSLPLTDLIEVPINGLFVMVLTFAIAVAVAILLMKSQWGKKVRAVTFNRPMAGAVGINTERVDRMTFGIGCGIAGVAGAAFTMIGSTGPSSGQLYIVDTFLVVVFGGAASLAGTIASAFSISQAQSLMEFFISGSMAKVLTLLTVVGILMLRPQGLFTLKIRN, from the coding sequence ATGTTCGAAGGCTATTCGTCCAGCGACCTCATCGCGATCTTTGCCATGCAAGGCTTCGCGGGGTTGATCCTCTTCTCCGTCCTCGTCCTCATGGCGCTCGGCCTCGCCATCATCTTCGGCCAGATGGGCGTCATCAACATGGCGCACGGCGAGTTCATGATTTTGGGCGCGTACGTGACGTACCTGTGCTCGCACTTCTTCGCCAACCACATCCCGGCGCTGTTCAGCATCTACTTCTTCGTCGCCATGATTCTCGCCTTCATCGCGGCGGGGGCGCTGGGGATGATGGTCGAGTGGCTCCTCATCCGGCACCTCTACCGAAGACCGCTCGACACGCTGCTCGCCACCTGGGGCCTGAGCCTCATCCTCCAGCAGACCTACCGGTCGGTGTTCGGCGCGCGTGAGGTGGGCGTCACCATCCCGGACTGGATGATGGGCTCCCTGCCCCTGACCGACCTCATCGAGGTGCCCATCAACGGCCTCTTCGTGATGGTCCTCACGTTCGCCATCGCGGTCGCCGTCGCGATCCTCCTGATGAAGAGCCAGTGGGGCAAGAAGGTCCGCGCGGTCACCTTCAACCGGCCGATGGCCGGCGCGGTCGGCATCAACACCGAACGCGTCGACCGGATGACCTTCGGCATCGGCTGCGGGATCGCCGGCGTCGCGGGCGCCGCCTTCACGATGATCGGCTCCACCGGCCCCTCGTCCGGCCAGCTCTACATCGTCGACACCTTCCTGGTGGTCGTCTTCGGCGGCGCGGCGAGCCTCGCGGGCACGATCGCCTCGGCGTTCTCGATCAGCCAGGCGCAGTCGCTCATGGAGTTTTTCATCTCCGGCTCCATGGCGAAGGTGCTCACCCTGCTCACGGTCGTCGGCATCCTGATGCTGCGTCCCCAGGGTCTCTTCACCCTCAAGATCCGCAACTGA
- the urtE gene encoding urea ABC transporter ATP-binding subunit UrtE has product MLQSLRTALAPSHIGAPDAGRGLTVTDLHVSYGESEVIHGIDLAVAPGEIVAVMGRNGMGKTTLMKSLMGLVPVKSGTIAVGGVDVTAMKSHLRVASGLAYVPQGRQIFSTMTVQENIETGLTVTGRTDVPQEIYDLFPVLLEMRRRRGGNLSGGQQQQLAIARALAANPSVLLLDEPTEGIQPSIIRDMARTLRQIRDERGLSVVVSEQVLSFALDVADRILVIENGTIAHESPRDGVDEAAVARFLSV; this is encoded by the coding sequence ATGCTGCAAAGTCTCCGCACCGCCCTCGCTCCGTCCCACATCGGCGCGCCAGACGCCGGGAGGGGCCTCACCGTCACCGACCTCCATGTCTCCTACGGCGAGAGCGAGGTCATCCACGGCATCGACCTCGCCGTCGCGCCCGGCGAGATCGTCGCCGTCATGGGCCGCAACGGCATGGGCAAGACCACCCTGATGAAGTCGCTCATGGGCCTCGTGCCGGTGAAGTCCGGCACGATCGCCGTCGGCGGCGTCGACGTGACCGCCATGAAGAGCCACCTGCGCGTCGCGAGCGGCCTCGCCTACGTGCCGCAGGGCCGGCAGATCTTCTCCACCATGACGGTGCAGGAGAACATCGAGACCGGCCTCACCGTCACCGGACGGACCGACGTGCCGCAGGAGATCTACGACCTCTTCCCCGTACTCCTCGAGATGCGGCGGCGGCGCGGCGGCAACCTCTCGGGCGGGCAGCAGCAGCAGCTCGCCATCGCGCGGGCGCTTGCGGCCAACCCGTCCGTGCTGCTGCTCGACGAGCCGACCGAGGGCATCCAGCCGTCCATCATCCGCGACATGGCGCGAACGCTCCGCCAGATCCGCGACGAGCGGGGCCTCTCGGTGGTCGTCTCCGAGCAGGTCCTCTCGTTCGCGCTCGACGTCGCCGACCGGATCCTCGTGATCGAGAACGGCACCATCGCGCACGAGAGCCCGCGCGACGGCGTCGACGAGGCGGCGGTCGCCCGCTTCCTCTCCGTGTGA
- a CDS encoding M24 family metallopeptidase, translating to MSAPAPYDARLTRLRDAMAAAGADVYICDHAEMMVWLTGYTVSETFYRAAIVPAEGDPVIVLRRIDEVPCRAATWVPNVVAYADHEDAHARVAAEIRRFAPGTVGADYTSFGFTAHTRDRLAELLPGTTFVDIPQSSGHLRAVKDAAEVATIEAAGRIGSGAMAAIARALKPGMRPRDASAIAAFHYLTEGADDYWVGPISISRRAEADGHGMGFLHATLHDDALSEGDILHVELVPRVSYYSCRFMRSIKLGEPTAGERTVMDRLVALQDEQFAAMRPGAKAADVDAIMRRGLIAAGLRDDYPNITGYQVGLYAKTPRSSDTSLSLHPGADWPFEAGQTFHVYATAQGLALSETVVVEDGGARLLTHTPRRILVAGESV from the coding sequence ATGAGCGCGCCCGCACCCTACGACGCGCGTCTCACCAGGTTGCGGGATGCGATGGCGGCCGCCGGCGCGGACGTCTACATCTGCGACCACGCCGAAATGATGGTCTGGCTGACCGGCTACACCGTGTCGGAGACCTTCTACCGGGCGGCCATCGTCCCGGCGGAGGGCGATCCGGTCATCGTCCTGCGCCGGATCGACGAGGTACCCTGCCGCGCCGCGACCTGGGTCCCGAACGTCGTCGCCTACGCCGACCACGAGGACGCGCACGCCCGCGTCGCCGCCGAGATCCGTCGGTTCGCGCCCGGGACGGTCGGCGCGGACTACACCTCGTTCGGCTTCACGGCCCATACGCGCGACCGTCTGGCGGAGCTTCTGCCGGGGACGACCTTCGTCGACATCCCGCAGTCCTCGGGCCACCTGCGCGCCGTCAAGGACGCGGCCGAGGTGGCCACCATCGAGGCGGCCGGCCGCATCGGCAGCGGTGCGATGGCGGCGATCGCCCGTGCGCTGAAGCCGGGGATGCGCCCGCGCGACGCGTCCGCGATCGCCGCCTTCCACTACCTGACGGAAGGGGCGGACGACTACTGGGTCGGCCCGATCTCGATCTCGCGCCGCGCCGAGGCGGACGGGCACGGCATGGGCTTCCTGCATGCGACGCTGCACGACGACGCCCTCTCAGAAGGCGACATCCTCCACGTCGAGCTGGTGCCCCGGGTGAGCTACTACTCGTGCCGCTTCATGCGCTCCATCAAGCTGGGCGAGCCGACCGCCGGGGAGCGCACGGTGATGGACCGCCTCGTCGCCCTCCAGGACGAGCAGTTCGCGGCGATGCGGCCGGGCGCGAAGGCAGCGGACGTCGACGCGATCATGCGCCGGGGCCTGATCGCGGCGGGCCTGCGCGACGACTACCCGAACATCACCGGCTACCAGGTCGGCCTCTACGCCAAGACGCCACGCTCGTCGGACACCTCGCTCAGCCTGCACCCGGGCGCCGATTGGCCGTTCGAGGCGGGGCAGACCTTCCACGTCTACGCCACCGCCCAGGGCCTCGCCCTCTCCGAGACGGTGGTGGTGGAGGACGGCGGCGCACGCCTCCTGACGCACACGCCGCGCCGCATCCTCGTCGCCGGCGAGAGCGTCTGA
- a CDS encoding DNA-binding response regulator, which produces MNASPHRRTVLEERGNLVLVVDDAPDTLAMLIDTLEANGLTVLVARDGETALSLVGRIEPDAILLDAVMPGLDGFETCRRLKSGAGATPAPIIFMTGLTGPEHIVAGLSAGGVDYVTKPVNADELIARVAVHVSNARMMREARSALDAVGQPLMAVSTAGRVAWTSANALSMAASVLDGERAEVVAPSLLAWLKRSVATAVSAATPWQAPEGPLTITYIGRTTSGDVLVRLAADPVEDERRLGDHFGLTDREAEVLNWIVKGKSNRDIAEILAINPGTVNKHLEKILAKLGVENRTAAAVSAVRALGA; this is translated from the coding sequence ATGAACGCTAGCCCGCATCGCCGGACCGTGCTGGAGGAACGCGGCAACCTCGTGCTGGTGGTGGACGACGCACCCGACACGCTGGCGATGCTGATCGACACGCTCGAGGCGAACGGCCTCACCGTGCTCGTCGCGCGCGACGGGGAGACGGCGCTCTCGCTGGTCGGCCGCATCGAGCCCGACGCCATCCTGCTCGACGCGGTGATGCCGGGGCTCGACGGCTTCGAGACGTGCCGCCGTCTGAAGTCCGGTGCCGGCGCGACCCCCGCGCCGATCATCTTCATGACGGGGCTGACGGGGCCGGAGCACATCGTCGCCGGCCTCTCGGCGGGCGGCGTCGACTATGTGACGAAGCCGGTGAACGCGGACGAACTGATCGCGCGCGTCGCGGTCCACGTTTCCAACGCGAGGATGATGCGCGAGGCGCGTAGCGCGCTCGACGCGGTCGGCCAGCCGCTGATGGCCGTCTCGACGGCCGGACGCGTCGCGTGGACCTCGGCGAACGCGCTGTCGATGGCGGCGTCGGTGCTCGACGGCGAGCGGGCGGAGGTCGTGGCGCCGAGTCTTCTCGCCTGGCTGAAGCGCAGCGTCGCGACGGCGGTCTCGGCCGCGACGCCGTGGCAGGCCCCCGAGGGACCGCTGACGATCACCTACATCGGCCGCACGACGTCGGGCGACGTCCTGGTGCGCCTTGCCGCCGATCCGGTCGAGGACGAGCGGCGCCTCGGCGACCATTTCGGCCTCACCGACAGAGAGGCCGAGGTCCTGAACTGGATCGTCAAAGGCAAGTCCAACCGCGACATCGCCGAGATCCTGGCGATCAATCCCGGCACGGTGAACAAGCACCTCGAGAAGATCCTCGCCAAGCTCGGCGTCGAGAACAGGACCGCCGCGGCGGTCTCCGCCGTGCGCGCGCTCGGCGCCTGA
- the urtA gene encoding urea ABC transporter substrate-binding protein has product MSDNDKTRGIFPPLSRRGMLLGSAALSASLFMPKGLRAQDYPTAQVNTSGLAVTDDTVTVGILHSVTGTMAISETGSVQAEKLAIDQINAQGGVLGRKIQFIQEDGASDWPTFAEKARKLLVNDKVASVMGCWTSASRKAVLPVFEQYNGMLYYPTFYEGLEQSPNVIYTGQEATQQIIAGIDWVTNEKGAKTFYLLGSDYIWPRTSNKIARKHIEDKLGLKVVGEEYYPLGHTQFNSVINKIRLRKPDVIYAIVVGGSNVAFYKQLKAAGIDMTEEKPVLLTISVTEDEIRGIGGENIEGAYACMKYFQSLQNENNDTFVAAFKDMWGSDMVIGDVTQAAYLGPWLWKLAVEKAGSFDVDKVREASPDIEFPQAPEGYVRIHENHHLWSRTRVGRAKADGQYEVVFETEDLVEPDPFPEGYQ; this is encoded by the coding sequence ATGAGCGACAACGACAAGACCCGCGGGATCTTCCCGCCCCTCAGCCGGCGCGGCATGCTCCTGGGCTCCGCGGCCCTATCCGCCAGCCTCTTCATGCCCAAGGGCCTGCGCGCGCAGGACTATCCGACCGCGCAGGTCAACACGAGCGGCCTTGCCGTGACCGACGACACCGTGACGGTGGGCATCCTGCACTCCGTCACCGGCACGATGGCGATCTCCGAGACCGGTTCGGTGCAGGCCGAGAAGCTCGCCATCGACCAGATCAACGCCCAGGGCGGCGTGCTCGGCCGCAAGATCCAGTTCATCCAGGAGGATGGCGCGTCCGACTGGCCGACCTTCGCCGAGAAGGCGAGGAAGCTCCTCGTCAACGACAAGGTCGCCTCGGTGATGGGCTGCTGGACCTCCGCCTCCCGCAAGGCGGTGCTGCCGGTGTTCGAGCAGTACAACGGCATGCTCTACTACCCGACCTTCTACGAAGGCCTCGAGCAGTCGCCCAACGTCATCTACACCGGGCAGGAGGCCACCCAGCAGATCATCGCCGGCATCGACTGGGTGACGAACGAGAAGGGCGCGAAGACCTTCTACCTCCTCGGTTCGGACTACATCTGGCCGCGCACGTCCAACAAGATCGCGCGCAAGCACATCGAGGACAAGCTCGGCCTCAAGGTGGTCGGTGAGGAGTATTACCCGCTCGGTCACACGCAGTTCAACTCCGTGATCAACAAGATCCGCCTGCGCAAGCCGGACGTGATCTACGCCATCGTCGTCGGCGGCTCGAACGTCGCCTTCTACAAGCAGCTGAAGGCCGCCGGCATCGACATGACGGAGGAGAAGCCGGTGCTCCTCACCATCTCGGTGACCGAGGACGAGATCCGCGGCATCGGTGGCGAGAACATCGAAGGCGCCTACGCCTGCATGAAGTATTTCCAGAGCCTTCAGAACGAGAACAACGACACCTTCGTCGCCGCCTTCAAGGACATGTGGGGCAGCGACATGGTGATCGGCGACGTGACGCAGGCCGCCTACCTCGGCCCGTGGCTGTGGAAGCTCGCGGTGGAGAAGGCCGGCTCGTTCGACGTCGACAAGGTGCGCGAGGCCTCGCCGGACATCGAGTTCCCGCAGGCGCCGGAAGGCTACGTGCGCATCCACGAGAACCATCACCTGTGGTCGCGCACCCGCGTCGGCCGCGCCAAGGCGGACGGCCAGTACGAGGTGGTGTTCGAGACCGAGGACCTCGTCGAGCCGGATCCGTTCCCCGAAGGCTACCAATAA
- the urtC gene encoding urea ABC transporter permease subunit UrtC, which yields MNRVVSQRMFTWTELMGFVVLAALIFVVLPMTMDVFRLNLFGKYLTYAFVALGLVLCWGAGGILSLGQGVFFGLGGYCMAMFLKLEASSPENTAIQSTPGIPDFMDWNQVTYLPWWWEPFHYLPFALVAVVLVPVALSFVIGVAMFRRRVGGVYFAIITQAIAAILTILIIGQQGYTGGVNGITDLRTMLGWDIRTDDAKVILYFVNAVLLFACLFMAHFVRRSKLGRLLIAIRDREDRVRFSGYDVANFKIFVFCLGCAFAGIGGAMFTLQVGFMSPSFVGIVPSIEMVIFCAVGGRYSIFGAVYGTLLVNWAKTALSESFPELWLFAMGALFIGVVLAFPSGVAGLYNDWIETPIRKALRRSRGPVIAEPAVQQPNPAE from the coding sequence ATGAACCGCGTCGTCTCCCAACGCATGTTCACGTGGACGGAGCTCATGGGCTTCGTCGTCCTCGCCGCGCTGATCTTCGTCGTCCTGCCGATGACGATGGACGTCTTCCGCCTCAACCTCTTCGGCAAGTACCTCACCTACGCGTTCGTCGCGCTCGGGCTGGTGCTGTGCTGGGGCGCGGGCGGCATCCTCTCGCTGGGTCAGGGCGTCTTCTTCGGCCTTGGCGGCTACTGCATGGCGATGTTCCTGAAGCTCGAGGCCTCCTCGCCCGAGAACACCGCCATCCAGTCCACCCCCGGCATCCCGGACTTCATGGACTGGAACCAGGTCACGTACCTGCCCTGGTGGTGGGAACCGTTCCACTACCTCCCCTTCGCGCTCGTCGCGGTGGTGCTGGTGCCGGTCGCGCTCTCCTTCGTCATCGGCGTCGCGATGTTCCGCCGCCGTGTCGGCGGCGTCTACTTCGCCATCATCACCCAGGCGATCGCCGCGATCCTGACGATCCTCATCATCGGCCAGCAGGGCTACACCGGCGGCGTCAACGGCATCACCGACCTCCGGACGATGCTCGGCTGGGACATCCGCACCGACGACGCGAAGGTGATCCTCTACTTCGTCAACGCCGTCCTCCTCTTCGCGTGCCTGTTCATGGCCCACTTCGTGCGCCGCTCGAAGCTCGGCCGGCTGCTCATCGCGATCCGCGACCGGGAGGACCGGGTGCGCTTCTCCGGCTACGACGTCGCCAACTTCAAGATCTTCGTCTTCTGCCTCGGCTGCGCGTTCGCCGGCATCGGCGGGGCGATGTTCACCCTGCAGGTCGGTTTCATGTCGCCGTCCTTCGTCGGCATCGTGCCGTCGATCGAGATGGTGATCTTCTGCGCGGTCGGCGGGCGCTACTCCATCTTCGGCGCCGTGTACGGGACCCTTCTCGTCAACTGGGCGAAGACGGCGCTGTCGGAGAGCTTCCCGGAACTCTGGCTCTTCGCCATGGGCGCGCTCTTCATCGGCGTGGTGCTCGCCTTCCCGTCCGGTGTCGCCGGTCTCTACAACGACTGGATCGAGACGCCGATCCGCAAGGCCCTCCGCCGCAGCCGCGGCCCGGTGATCGCCGAACCGGCGGTCCAGCAGCCCAACCCTGCGGAGTAA
- the urtD gene encoding urea ABC transporter ATP-binding protein UrtD, whose protein sequence is MNAQSTQEYTNNDYLLSVEHLTVSFDGFKAVNDLTFYVDTGEIRVIIGPNGAGKTTVLDLLCGKTRATEGSVKFKGRELTHMREDQIVHAGVGRKFQNPSIYEDLTVFENLEISYPRGHGVFGSLFFQRGAEVIDRVREVAEMIFLADHLDQKAATLSHGQKQWLEIGMLLIQEPELLMLDEPVAGMSVAERRKTAELLHTITEGRSVIVIEHDMGFVEDIAHKVTVLHQGKILAEGSMEKVKSDPAVIDVYLGH, encoded by the coding sequence ATGAACGCGCAGAGCACTCAGGAATACACCAACAACGACTACCTGCTCTCCGTGGAGCATCTCACGGTCTCCTTCGACGGGTTCAAGGCGGTCAACGACCTCACCTTCTACGTCGACACCGGCGAGATCCGCGTCATCATCGGCCCCAACGGGGCGGGCAAGACGACGGTGCTCGACCTTCTCTGCGGCAAGACCCGCGCGACGGAAGGCTCGGTCAAGTTCAAGGGCCGCGAGCTGACCCACATGCGCGAGGACCAGATCGTCCACGCCGGCGTCGGCCGCAAGTTCCAGAACCCCTCGATCTACGAGGACCTCACCGTCTTCGAGAACCTCGAGATCTCCTACCCGCGCGGGCACGGCGTCTTCGGCTCGCTCTTCTTCCAGCGCGGCGCCGAGGTGATCGACCGGGTGCGGGAGGTGGCGGAGATGATCTTCCTCGCCGACCACCTCGACCAGAAGGCCGCAACCCTCAGCCACGGCCAGAAGCAGTGGCTCGAGATCGGCATGCTCCTCATCCAGGAACCGGAGCTCCTGATGCTCGACGAGCCCGTCGCCGGCATGTCCGTCGCCGAGCGGCGCAAGACCGCCGAGCTCCTCCACACCATCACCGAAGGCCGCTCCGTGATCGTCATCGAGCACGACATGGGGTTCGTCGAGGACATCGCCCACAAGGTCACCGTGCTGCACCAGGGCAAGATCCTCGCCGAAGGCTCGATGGAGAAGGTGAAGTCCGACCCGGCCGTCATCGACGTCTACCTGGGGCATTGA
- a CDS encoding hybrid sensor histidine kinase/response regulator, protein MTKVRTITRQRRTYNQWVANETLEDFALRFTARRARRWTPLRVANTALGSISFLALEAIGAAITLSTGFDNAVVAIMIVGAILFLTGLPIAYHAAKAGVDIDLLTRGAGFGYIGSTITSLIYASFTFIFFALEAAILAMALDLCFGVPLWIGYPLNALVVIPLVTHGFTKISIFQKWTQAPWIALNILPFLCVLYAGNVSFDEWIGFTPEGRPEGLDLLMLGAACGVVLSLIAQIGEQVDFLRFLPEPTTRAERRRWWLALIAAGPGWSALGVLKMLAGSYLAVLALSGGASYAAAADPTHMYLAAFSTAIADPRIALILAGTFVVIAQLKINVTNAYAGSIAWSNFFARLTHAHPGRVVWLVFNVTIALMLMELGVFAALEATLTIYATVAVAWVGAIVADLTVNKPLGLSPEGIEFRRGYLYDINPVGVGAMAGGVALGFCAHGGLLGVTAAALGTPIALVAAFALAPLIAWATDGRYYIARPHEPAHVHDAAHGGEAECTVCGNAFESDDTLYCPFYTGPICSLCCSLDARCGDVCRPHAQLREQAGHFVDVVFPPRIGRLLKTRYAAFAALMTLAALVMGIPLRYVAVVANDPAALTTPTQAVWLSFAILAFVAGIAIWLFVLAQEASRTAMRESDEHAQLLMREIRAHKRTDAQLRRARQEAEAANGAKSRYVVGITHELRTPLNAILGYAQLLEADPDLPPRRREAVSVMRRSGEHLSGLIEGLLDISKIEAGRLELHPGTVNLPEFLDQLVAIFRMQAADRGLAFKFVIEDKIPDWVRCDEHRLKQILMNLLTNAIRYTERGEVEFKVGYRSEVARFTVSDTGIGIDPSEIQKIFMPFARLSRPGGPVVPGTGLGLTITKLLTEIQGGELKVASIPGVGSRFSVRLMLPRVHQTTSVPVKHIRVVTGYLGPGRTIMVVEDEPDHRRLLEDVLRPIGFNLFLAAAAEEALDLLGQVRPDLFLIDVKLPGLSGWDLAERIRAVGSDAPIVMVSAHASDRLAEEERAGLTDEFIAKPINVEDLLVRLERQLGLTYTVAGAGLAPGVAAPRPRLSRERIAELRRFAQIGWPRGLTETLAAIEEEDPDLSGTVAHLKGIVATFDMSRLDTVLTEMEAADER, encoded by the coding sequence ATGACCAAGGTGCGGACCATTACGCGCCAGCGTCGGACGTACAACCAGTGGGTGGCCAACGAAACACTGGAAGACTTCGCGCTGCGGTTCACCGCCCGGCGGGCGCGCCGCTGGACCCCGCTGCGCGTGGCCAACACCGCCCTCGGCTCCATCTCATTCCTCGCGCTGGAAGCGATCGGCGCCGCGATCACGCTGTCCACCGGCTTCGACAACGCGGTCGTCGCCATCATGATCGTCGGCGCGATCCTCTTCCTGACGGGCCTTCCCATCGCCTACCACGCGGCGAAGGCGGGCGTGGACATCGACCTCCTGACCCGGGGCGCGGGCTTCGGCTACATCGGCTCGACCATCACCTCGCTGATCTACGCCTCGTTCACGTTCATCTTCTTCGCCCTCGAGGCCGCGATCCTCGCCATGGCGCTGGACCTCTGTTTCGGCGTCCCGCTCTGGATCGGCTATCCGCTCAACGCGCTCGTCGTCATCCCGCTGGTGACGCACGGCTTCACCAAGATCTCGATCTTCCAGAAATGGACGCAGGCGCCCTGGATCGCGCTCAACATCCTGCCGTTCCTGTGCGTCCTCTATGCGGGCAACGTCAGCTTCGACGAGTGGATCGGTTTCACGCCGGAGGGCAGGCCCGAGGGGCTCGACCTCCTGATGCTGGGCGCGGCATGCGGCGTCGTCCTGTCGCTCATCGCGCAGATCGGCGAGCAGGTGGATTTCCTGCGCTTCCTGCCGGAGCCGACGACGCGCGCAGAGCGCCGGCGGTGGTGGCTGGCGCTGATCGCGGCCGGGCCGGGCTGGTCGGCGCTCGGCGTCCTGAAGATGCTGGCGGGGTCCTACCTCGCGGTCCTCGCCCTCTCCGGCGGCGCCTCGTACGCGGCGGCGGCCGACCCGACGCACATGTACCTCGCCGCCTTCTCCACGGCGATCGCCGACCCGCGGATCGCGCTGATCCTCGCCGGCACCTTCGTCGTTATCGCCCAGCTCAAGATCAACGTCACGAACGCCTACGCGGGGTCGATCGCCTGGTCGAACTTCTTCGCGCGGCTGACGCACGCCCATCCGGGGCGCGTCGTCTGGCTCGTCTTCAACGTCACCATCGCGCTGATGCTGATGGAGCTCGGCGTCTTCGCCGCGCTGGAGGCGACGCTCACCATCTACGCCACCGTCGCGGTCGCATGGGTCGGGGCGATCGTCGCCGACCTCACCGTCAACAAGCCGCTCGGCCTCAGTCCGGAGGGGATCGAGTTCCGCCGCGGCTACCTCTACGACATCAACCCCGTCGGTGTCGGCGCGATGGCGGGGGGCGTCGCGCTCGGCTTTTGCGCGCACGGCGGCCTCCTCGGCGTCACCGCGGCCGCGCTCGGCACGCCGATCGCCCTCGTCGCCGCCTTCGCGCTCGCGCCGCTGATCGCGTGGGCGACGGACGGGCGCTACTATATCGCCCGCCCGCACGAGCCGGCCCACGTCCACGACGCGGCGCACGGGGGCGAGGCGGAGTGCACCGTCTGCGGCAACGCCTTCGAGTCCGACGACACGCTCTACTGCCCGTTCTACACCGGCCCGATCTGCTCGCTGTGCTGCTCGCTCGACGCCCGGTGCGGCGACGTCTGCCGGCCCCACGCCCAGCTCCGCGAGCAGGCCGGCCACTTCGTCGACGTCGTCTTTCCGCCGAGGATCGGGCGGCTCCTCAAGACGCGCTACGCGGCGTTCGCCGCGCTGATGACGCTCGCCGCGCTCGTCATGGGCATCCCGCTCCGCTACGTCGCGGTCGTCGCCAACGATCCCGCCGCGCTGACGACGCCGACGCAGGCCGTGTGGCTCTCCTTCGCGATCCTCGCCTTCGTCGCCGGCATCGCCATCTGGCTCTTCGTCCTCGCGCAGGAGGCATCGCGCACGGCCATGCGCGAGAGCGACGAGCACGCGCAGCTCCTGATGCGCGAGATCCGCGCCCACAAGCGCACCGACGCCCAGCTCCGCCGCGCCCGGCAGGAGGCGGAGGCGGCCAACGGCGCAAAGAGCCGCTACGTCGTCGGCATCACCCACGAGCTGCGCACGCCGCTCAACGCGATCCTCGGCTACGCGCAGCTCCTCGAGGCGGATCCCGACCTGCCGCCGCGGCGGCGCGAGGCGGTCTCCGTGATGCGGCGCAGCGGCGAGCACCTGTCGGGCCTCATCGAGGGGCTCCTCGACATCTCGAAGATCGAGGCCGGGCGGCTGGAACTCCACCCCGGCACAGTGAACCTGCCGGAGTTCCTCGACCAGCTGGTGGCCATCTTCCGCATGCAGGCGGCCGACCGCGGGCTCGCCTTCAAGTTCGTCATCGAGGACAAGATCCCCGACTGGGTGCGCTGCGACGAGCACCGCCTGAAGCAGATCCTGATGAACCTCCTTACCAACGCCATCCGCTACACCGAGCGCGGCGAGGTGGAGTTCAAGGTCGGTTACCGGTCCGAGGTCGCGCGCTTCACCGTGTCGGACACCGGGATCGGCATCGACCCGAGCGAGATCCAGAAGATCTTCATGCCGTTCGCGCGGCTGTCGCGGCCGGGCGGGCCGGTGGTGCCCGGGACCGGGCTCGGCCTCACCATCACCAAGCTCCTCACCGAGATCCAGGGCGGGGAGCTGAAGGTCGCCTCGATCCCCGGCGTCGGCAGCCGCTTCTCGGTGCGGCTCATGCTGCCGCGGGTGCACCAGACGACGTCGGTGCCGGTCAAGCACATCCGCGTCGTGACCGGCTATCTCGGTCCCGGCCGCACCATCATGGTGGTGGAGGACGAGCCGGACCACCGCCGCCTGCTGGAAGACGTACTGCGCCCGATCGGCTTCAATCTCTTCCTCGCCGCCGCCGCGGAGGAGGCGCTCGACCTACTGGGGCAGGTGCGGCCGGACCTCTTCCTCATCGACGTGAAGCTCCCCGGGCTGAGCGGCTGGGACCTCGCCGAGCGGATCCGCGCGGTGGGAAGCGACGCGCCGATCGTGATGGTGTCCGCCCACGCCTCCGACCGCCTCGCCGAGGAGGAGCGGGCGGGGCTGACCGACGAGTTCATCGCCAAGCCCATCAACGTGGAAGACCTGTTGGTGCGGCTGGAGCGCCAGCTCGGCCTGACCTACACGGTCGCCGGGGCCGGACTGGCGCCGGGCGTCGCCGCGCCACGCCCGCGCCTCTCGCGCGAGCGGATCGCCGAGCTGCGCCGCTTCGCACAGATCGGCTGGCCGCGCGGCCTCACCGAGACGCTGGCGGCGATCGAGGAGGAAGACCCCGACCTTTCCGGAACCGTGGCGCACCTCAAGGGGATCGTCGCCACGTTCGACATGTCGCGCCTCGATACGGTGCTCACAGAGATGGAGGCCGCCGATGAACGCTAG